The Tenrec ecaudatus isolate mTenEca1 chromosome 17, mTenEca1.hap1, whole genome shotgun sequence sequence AAACAAACTCCCTTGAAACACCCTGGTTTGGGAAGAAGCAGCTGACCACTATCCCAGGGTTATGGAATTGGtcttcattggactttggtttggatctctaGCTTTGTGActacccaatgaatggtggcctgggactaTCATGTATGTACTCTTTTATGCTCTCTTTGCTTTCTTGTGGCATGTGTTAGTGTGGAagacatggttctgcctttgtgaatgagaacTATTGAAAGCTTTTCTCTGTCCCCAACCtcattgtttgtataaatagtgtccagtaACTTGagcttttaatctgtacaagtcaacaatgcaTGTATTATAGTCTGAAAAGCTGGCCTGTACATGTATAATTTatatttctcaacagtgttttaaattctataccacggACTAAATAATACCATCAGTggaattgccttatgccccataGGGATGATTTATAAAGTTCTGTATTACAAAAtggtaatgatgtctctaaagtgaaccagagatataTGTAAACCatagagagataaatggattttgggctcaaaTTTAATTGTTGACCTACAAAAAAactaaacttgctgccatcaagttgattctaactcatagtggccctataaggcagggtagaactgttcctgtgggtttctgagactataacactttatgagagtagaaagccttatctttctcccttggagtagctggtggtttaaactacttgccttacggttagcagcccaacacatgcccCACTCCGTCATCAGGGctcctaagaacaattagttcttattatATGGCCCAACtccatacttgccctcatgaagaaatcactgaagatatgagtggtataacaaaatgtggtgaagaaatcagaggatgcctggctatcagaatagcatctggggtgttaaaggcttgtcttaaaacaatcaACCATCTAATTGAGACATCAAATAAGTCCATACAGAAGCAGCacgccagcctatgtgatccaaggattgtaaataaaacccaaatccagaGGGGAGGTATCGGCTTAAATACTGAACACCCAGTTCATTGATGATTCTTGAAAGAGCACAATGCACAAAAGGCAAAACTTCTTTTTACCAATTAAGCTaaactgttgtttggttttaaagATAATTTCAAGGGATATTTGAGTAGATGTTGAAAGATGGCCTCTGAGCAATACTGGTAGCATCTCCATTCTCCACGGCTTCAGGAAGTCTCGAGTCCATGTTCTACATTTCCCTCCTTTGGTCAGAATTCTCcgtggaatctttgatcaaaatatttGGTTATGGTAACCAGGCACCTTCCAGCTctgctggtctcatggcaaaggagtaAGTTGTTCATGCAGGCAATTAGCACACATTCCATCTCCTTTTCCTAATGCCCTTTCTGTTGCTGCAGGCAAATAGAGGCCGCTTGTTGTGTCTTAGATGGCCACTTTCAGGTGTTCGTAGTCCCAGGAACTACACAACAAAGTAGGCGGCAGAATAGAAGCACTGGACACCGAACGGACTGTGCATGAAACCTCCAAGCCAAAGAACCAAATCCCGTGAAGTGTTGGATTGTTCTAGCCTCAGCACTTGTCAttgttgtaaatatatctatcacaAAACCTTTGGCCAAGTCAACTTTCTACAGATGTACAATTTATTCGACAGGTGTTACAATCATTTTCTGTGCAACCCTACCCTTAATCAATGCAGTTTTTCCCATCACCATTAATTAGCccttttcccccatcctcccacccctaGTAATCACTGATAAACTTTGGTCCATATACTGTTAACCTCTTGCCTTTTTATGTAAGGGAAGTCataacaatatttgtccttttgtgtttggcttgttTCCCTTAACATAATGTCGTCAAGCTCCATCCATACTCTCACATAGGACATATATTTGATAATACTCAATTGGGTTTTTGGTGAACGGTTACACTGCAAGTTAGAGTTCCATTTCACACTTTCCACACCGATGGTTTAGTGACAGTGTGTTGATGTTCTCTGTATGCTCAGTTTGTTCTCTCTCCAGTGCTCTAGTTGCCCTGCCCCCTTATTTATAACCCTTGGAGGAATTatagaccttttttttttcatattgttgGTTTGTAATTAGGACACTGATCTTAtgaataatatatataaattgaaCTCTGTTTTTTTCTCTCATCCAACTTGAAATCAACATTTGTGACTTAGAATGGtctgtgaggtcatcaagcaccaCATAATTTTTCTTGTCTCAAGATACATGAGCTTGTGGCTTGTGTGTAGACTTGTTTCTTCTTTGAGCTTCTGATTAAGTTTTTACTGTTTTACTCCTGGTGAGCAAAGGGCTGTAGTATTTTAGATGGCAACCCACATGTTTGTAAGACCCATGGCCTTAATTTCACTAGGATGCATGTCTGATATTTGCCATGGTAGATTTTTAAATAGTAAGACTTTCACAGATGCCTGGATGGCACAGGTAGTCACGTGCCCGACTACTCGCTGAAAGGTTGATCATTTGAGTCCACCCGTGGTAATTCAGAAGATAGGTCTGGCAATCCACTTCAGGAAGGTCAGTCTATGGAGCATTTCTGCCCTACACACAGGGCTCTCCTTGACAGGGAACAAACAGCAATTTCACAATTTTATACTTACAGACACACTGCTAAAGACCAAATTAATCATGTCCATAAAGCATTAGAAGGGATTATCAAGACAGTAGATGTAGGAGGGAAACAGATTATGTGTCTCGTACTCCTACCccctactacacacacacacacacacacacacacacacacttttaactttaaaccagtagcagaaagatGGGTGTCTTAGAGCTAAGTCATTTATCCTTTTTGTAAAACAGATCATGTAAAGTAGGCATATTACAGTGGAGGCATTTACTTTCCTACGGCTTGCTCATTTTCCCCAAATAACTCTTAATGATTGGCCAGTCTTAGCCTCACAAATCCTTTTCAAAATTCCAAAACTCTGGCAAAAGTTCCCAGAAGCTTGGGATCTATTGTTGTTTAGCCAACTTAGTGACCTTTGGGGAAATTATTCCCCAGTAGGCCTCCTTTTCCTCATCTCTAAACTAAATTCTGTGGTTTCTAAGGTATCTTCAAACTCGAAAAATAGAAAATCCTGTGAAATTTCATTCTGAAAGTTAGAATTGACTTTCTAGCTTATAAAACTGATTGTATCATatagtaaacatttttctaataTGAGGGGTTTCAAGGAaatgttttcatcattttttaattCTATTCTTCCACAAACTATTTGAAGCCTATCACCACCCAAGTATCTAGGCTGGCAAATATCTTTTACTTGTTTATTCCGAGCTGGTTTTATTCTAGGCCTTTGGTGTCCTGCCTTTGCATTTAATGTCAAATCTGTTGTGTGGCCCCTTTGACTCCTTAGAACTGACCGACCCCAGAAATGTTCCATTTAGAAATCTCACATTTCATGTGAGGAAAAAAAGGTTATTATTAATTCTGTAAGTATGAAAAGGATTACTCAATATATGAGGTTTGGTAATTAGTTGGCTActtaggaaaaaaaattaagatccTGTTTTTTACATATCATACTCCAAATTAAGTTTCAGGTGTATTAAAAATTAAGTATTAAAAATCATGCATCCAAAAATAGAAATGAATTATCTTGGCTTAGAAATTAACATTAAAAAGCAAAGTGAGGACATTTTATAGAAAATATTACAGaaaatttttatatttcatttacAGAGTTAATGCAAATCCATGAAAGCACTGGATCCAAAAAAACTAGAGAGCTTCAGAGAAAAGGCACATATCCTGAAACAGTTTTGAGAATTTAACTTTTATAAGATTCTCTGAAATTCTCTTCTTTGATAATATTAATAACTAATGCCCTTGatagtatgtgtgtatatatatatatatatataattttccttgtatatACTATAGCTGCTAAAGAAATCTCACATAAGGAAAAAGAAATCGTATTAAAGATACAAAGTGAAGTGATATAAATTAACATGGTTTTTAACTAGCTTGTGGAGTCCCTAGGTGGCACAGTTAAGCCTCAGCTATTAGCAgaagggcagttcaaacccaccagaagacCCTTTGGGAGACAGGCCTGTGCATCTCCTCTGCACACATGAGATGAGAATTTGCCCAGAGCTGGAATTCACTCAGCAATTAACAACAAAGCAGCTTGTGAGAATTTTGAAAGACTTGATATGGGTTTTCTGTCCGCACCAAACACAAGAGActtatttattcttttcttttttaacaggtACACATTAATTATTTGAAAGCAGTCAAACAATGGAGCCAGACATCATTCGAATGTactcttcctccccaccaccactggacaatgGAGCCgaggacgatgatgatgatgagtttGGGGAATTTGGTGGGTTTTCAGAAGTTAGCCCTTCTGGTGTAGGATTTGTTGATTTCGATGCACCGGATTATCCTCGTCCCAAGGAAGAGTTTGTACCTTCAAACCATTTTATGCCAATTCATGATTTCTCAGAAAATGTAGATAGCCTCTCAAGCTTTAAACCCGGGAAACACGGTAATGAGGAGGCTGGCACTACTGAACTTGCtgctcctgtgaaagggccggCCGATGTTTTACTCTCTGCCACCAGCAAAGAAATAGTTTCCCCTCAAACATTAGATCCTTCTATTGATGGTATGAAAAGTCCCCGAGATTTGAATACAGCACTGGAGCAGGTGCAGAATGTCGGAACTCCTGGAGGTTTCTCCCCAGGAGGTTTCAGAACTGATCTAACTGTGGTTCATCCAAACCAGCAGTCAGATAGCTGCAACGGTGAAACGCCGCCTTGTCTGGAGATCCTGACAAATGGATTTGCAGCTTTGGAAACTGTCAGTCCTCAGGGAACAGAGGAGCTGGACACTGTAGCTGACTCAGAGGGCCTAACGCCTCGGAGCACTGAGTATAACTTGGACTCTGCACCTAGCCCTGCTGAGGAATTTGCAGATTTTGCCACTTTTTCCAAAAAGGAAAGGATCCAGCTAGACGAAAAAGGATGTACAGTTTTAAAAGATAGAGAATCACTAACAattcaggaaaataataaaattaacagAGTCAATGAACTGAATTCCCTAAAAGACCTCTCTTTGGCCCGAAGCTCTGACAACCAAGGAAACTCTGACAGCGAGGATCAGGTTGGCGTTTCTGAAATAAGCATGGAGAGTAGAAGAGGTTTCCGTACCGACGAACAAGGTCCTGACGCCCTGCAACAAGATGCCTCGTTACACTCAAGTGCTCAATCACATGCTTGGAGTCTGGCAGCCACAGAGGATCGCTCAGAAGCCAGTAGGAGAGAACAGTGGCAAACTGAGGGAAAACTGGATGTATTTACTCCTAAAAGTGCCGACAGCCTGTGCATGGAGCACACTGAGACCAACGATGATGCTAATGACGTTGGCTCTCCCGAAGAAGAAATGACCAAGTTTGCTGAGCCGCAGAGCCCCAGCGTGCTTCCCACAGAAGAAAACGTTGTGAATGATTCCCTAAGTGACAGGAGGAACGACCCTGGGACTGGGAGCGACACAAATGAGGATGATTTCGGTGCCTTTGGCATAGCCTGCGGCACAACTCCACCGTTTGCTGTTGGCCCTCATGAACCAATGCGTGATGTCACTTTTGAGGAGTCCTCAGATCACTTTCCACATTGTAGTGAACCAGGTGATGACTTTGCAGAATTTGGGCATACGAATACTGTTTCTTGCCAAGAGATGACACGTACTGAGTCAGACTTGAAACCTACTTCTGACGGCTTATCCGAGGGATGTCAGCTGGCCAGAAAGTCTTCTGGGACAGGCATTCATCCTGTTTCAAAACTGAAAAGGGGGCAAGAAGGTGAATTTGGAGATTTTGATTCTGTGCCAAATATTCAGAATGACTGCAGTGGTTTTCAGGACGCTGATGATTTTGCAGACTTCAGCTCAGCTGGTCCGTGTCAGGTGGCAGATTGGGATGCTTTTGAGGATGGGCAGAAAGAGAGTTGCTCCTGGGCTGCCTTTGGAGACCATCAGGCTGCTGAATCTCATCATCGAAAGGAAGCCTGGCAGTCGCATAGGACAAATGAAAATGTTGATGCTCCAGGTACCCCCACAACTCACAGAGTCCCAGGAGCAGCTTCCGGAGGAGCCGTTGCTGCTGGCCACACTCAGGAATCAGCTACTTCAGTTCAGGTATACGAGTTTTTTCTATTTTGTATGGCATATAAATAGCCAGGGAGTTTCctaactttgtttttaaaaaaatctttaaaaagaaattttatggGGTACCTGCTAAAGGACTCTTCTGATATATCTTACTTGACCTGAGTGTGGGTTAGTTATCTTTTCCACAAGGCTTGAGCCAGTTAGACAGACAGCCCTATAGTAAAGCTCTTGGTAAGGTTGTTCTTTATGTGGATGAATTTCTTTCATAATCATAATTGGTCAACTCTGTGTTTTGATTTGTTGATGAATATAAATAGCATTTATGTCAAACTCCTTTCATTAGTAAAATAACAAACAATTTGAGTGAATCCTTTGGTTTTTACCTTTACAGTAATTTTAAAAGAAGGTTAaattgagattttaaaaaagttttgggttttttaatttcaaaaaaaGATGTCTGTTGATTTTCATTTTGTTCATCTTAGACTCAGAGCATTGAAATTTACTTGTAGGGGAGAGAAAGCAAAAATTGAAGTATGCCTGTGCTGAAGGCTGTGGTCAATTGAAAGATAGAACAAGAATTTAGAAAATATGATTTGGACCTCATAATTTAGCAGTCACTTTTAAGAGACCTAGTGTAAAGGCGAGTAGGGACTAAGGCTTAGACCTAAAACAAAACAGCCATAGGTTGACTTACTGTGGATGTATTTATTTGCGTTTAATTTCTTAATATGTGTATTTATGGTCACTGTCCTTAGGACATATAAGTGTCTGGGAGACTATGTCCATCTCCTCCCTCTCCTGCATCTGCACTTCATCCTTTTCTGAGCTAAACTCATCCAAAGAAGCTTCcataagttttatttttatttattttttaaatcatctatTGGCATCTCTTAcagatcataacattccatacatcagttgtatcaagcatatttgtacatatgttgccatcatcatttccaaaaccatAAGTTTTATTTTGACTTCGAGCAGTCCCAAGAGGCACAGTTTGCTATCCAGGTTGTTCCCTTGCCTGGAGTTGTACTGTGAATTAAATTTCCCCACTACGAGTTAAATTTCCCTGTTCTCGACcttgagggagggcaggggaggagtgAGCAAAATTGAACACTCATTTTAtattgataattgataatgttaaaATATTGTGAATAAAGCCAGAATCTACAAACTTTAGTTCTCGTTATCTTTTGTTAAAAAAACCATTTTCATTTGGAACTATTTCTGTAGTCTGGGTGTAAATTGAAGTTGGTTACACATCATTGCTTTGACATCTTAGGTGCAATCAGATGTTAGAGAAATTATGGTAGTATCATTTGGTGTGCACTGCTGGTCACTTTTCACTTGACTTGGTGTGTCTGAAGAGTTTAATTTGCTGATTCACTTGTTACATGGTTTTGACTAATGTGGGTTATTCCTATTGAGTAATTTATTACTGAGGCAGAAGATGATGAACTAATTATAATGCAAATTGAAGACTACTGCATTGGATCTTACCCTTTCCTTACTTAGTTTCATTTCACAGCTAAACGGTAGGTGGCACTGGTCTTGGAATACCTTTCCGTGGTGACCTtagaactttgaaaaaaaatataaCCACTCAAATAGAGTTCCTTGTATCATGACTTTATATAATTTGCTAATTGGAATTTAGATCGTAATGAAGCATGTGAACTTTTTTGAATCTAATAGCTGAGTTCAAATTTTGACTCACCCTCTTGTAAGTTTTATGATTTTGGACAAGTTCTCTGAACTCACTTGTTTATAGGAAGGAGATGATGTTTACTTCAAAGGATTTTTGTATGGATAGAGTAAAAGTAAAAAAATACTCAAGTACATGTTTTGTAGTAAAATTTAGTTTAGTTTtcttaagataattttattgggggctcttacagctcttataacaatctatacattaattgtatcaagcatgtttgtacatatgttgccatcattattttctaaacatttacattctatttgaggcctaggtatcagctcctctttttatcctccttccctccccacctttataactccttgataaattataaattattgttgatttcatattttataccaatcGCTATCTCCCTTCAGTTTTtgtcgttaaaaaaaaaagatgacaaaGATACGGTAAGGTGTTGAGAGCCAACAGGTGATCTGGTCCAGCTCAGACTTCAGGCTTTGCTTTTGCAGAATAAGCAACACAAATTGAGCAGAATTTTCATGTTGGATGTGGTGGAGGAGAAACTTCTAGAAGGGCCCCTGAATGGGCTAGAAGGAACAGTTTGGGCGGAGAGTTGAGGAAGGAAAGTGGGTCAGCCTTGCTGAGTAACTGGCCAAGCCAGTGTCGACAGATCACACAGGGACTTCTTCCTTGCCCATCTTCTTCCTTCCCATACAGAGAATTCTACTGACTATCGTGTTCCGTAAAACACGGCTGACTGCGGCAGTGTTAGGGAAGCCCAGAAATCATCACAGACCAGTTGCTTGGCTTGCTTTAGTCCTGTGGAAACCGACCTAAATGTAACTAGTGCCTAGAATAGAGTCCCGGCAAGTGACTTTGCCCAAATTCTGCTTTCAGTAAAGGCTGTGAAGCTCTTTTTAGGATTCAGGACTCGATAAAATTCTATTAGACAACTATGGGAGTAATTCTTGGCTTTGTGAATTCAAACAAAAGGTAGAGTCATTTCAGATTCCTCCAGTTTTCACTATATTTGGTATGTGACATGCCTCTTTTAGTACTTTTTTTTAACCCTACTAAAGAGGCACGTTAAAATTGTACctgtacaaggaggcttcaaaaaattcatggaaaaatgaagtcAAAAGATAAGGGAATTTTTCCACCCgttttttaaagccccctcatgTAACTCCCTTGGGTCATTATTTTGTTGCAGTAATTTGTTACTTGATTGAGAAAAAGTCAACCAAGAACAAATCTGTTCAAACTTACAAAATATCCGCAAGCTACTTCTCAGATGTGGACCCAATAAGCCTCAGGTCCCAATAAGCCTTTTGGGTCAAAGTCACAGTGTGAACATGTTGAGAAGTAGACAGTCTTCTCCCTTGGGTGACTGTTTCACCCTCTGAGAGTTGGTTATATTTCAATCTCTTGACAACATTCTCATATATTGTTGAAAAGCAAATGTTACCATCTCCATGGGATAGAGGGAAAGATGTCAAAATGGTTCTGGTTTAGAGCTaagatttaaaacaacaaaataataacaaacccTCCTTTCTCAATCCTCTTTTCCAAAGACTGTTCTTGTTCTGTACATTGTTATAGCTTTTCAAAAACTGTTTAAATTTTGAATGTTCCAGAAACTAATTTCCATTGAAATTGCCAGAGTGCTTTTCAGCCTTTGTAGGGGAAAGGCTCATGTCATATGCACTGCATTGGACTCTGAGCTATTTCCCAGTGCTAGAAGCCACTCTGGATGTGATTTGAGTGTTTAGGTAACTGGTTGATTCCTTATTAGCTGTCCAATTAATATTACTAGAGAAAATGTTGTTAGCTGAAGGCTGGTGTTTGAGAGCTTTAACAATTAAGAGTATGACAAGGAAAAAGAAGAGCATGCTTCAGACTTTTCTAGAGGATTTTAAGTTGTCAGTTTGTTCACCAGGAAGTCAGTGTTCTGAAACTGGGAACAGCATTTTTCACCTTCATTGATTTAATCACTTACTTCCGATTTTGGGTAGGTTTTCCCTTTAGGTAAACATTTGAATTTTAGGACTGAAAACAGCAAAGTGAGAACAGGATAAGGGAACTAGACGGAAGGCTTTGGTTCTATAGCACTTTGTTTTTTAGATAACATTTCCTTCTTGCTATCCTCCCCTCAGAAACTTGACATTCTGGTCTTTAATTCCAAGCTAATACTTCATTAGATTTATTTCAGAAACTACAGAGAAAAATACAAATCTTCTTTTTAGAGTGTGGTGAATATCACAGTGGGTTACTCTTATTTATATGTAGCTTGAATGTGGGAATTGATAAATATACAATTGTAGGTTATACTTGATATCTTACTTAATAGTTAATGGTAGCGAGGCACAAGATATCCTTTCAAATGGAAGATTAAATTACCCAGTGGATTTTATGTTTCTTACAAACTTCCATTTCAGTTCCAGCACCTAGTGCTATCAATATAAAACTATTGACATGCATCAACTTCTGGTCCCAA is a genomic window containing:
- the AFTPH gene encoding aftiphilin isoform X1, with translation MEPDIIRMYSSSPPPLDNGAEDDDDDEFGEFGGFSEVSPSGVGFVDFDAPDYPRPKEEFVPSNHFMPIHDFSENVDSLSSFKPGKHGNEEAGTTELAAPVKGPADVLLSATSKEIVSPQTLDPSIDGMKSPRDLNTALEQVQNVGTPGGFSPGGFRTDLTVVHPNQQSDSCNGETPPCLEILTNGFAALETVSPQGTEELDTVADSEGLTPRSTEYNLDSAPSPAEEFADFATFSKKERIQLDEKGCTVLKDRESLTIQENNKINRVNELNSLKDLSLARSSDNQGNSDSEDQVGVSEISMESRRGFRTDEQGPDALQQDASLHSSAQSHAWSLAATEDRSEASRREQWQTEGKLDVFTPKSADSLCMEHTETNDDANDVGSPEEEMTKFAEPQSPSVLPTEENVVNDSLSDRRNDPGTGSDTNEDDFGAFGIACGTTPPFAVGPHEPMRDVTFEESSDHFPHCSEPGDDFAEFGHTNTVSCQEMTRTESDLKPTSDGLSEGCQLARKSSGTGIHPVSKLKRGQEGEFGDFDSVPNIQNDCSGFQDADDFADFSSAGPCQVADWDAFEDGQKESCSWAAFGDHQAAESHHRKEAWQSHRTNENVDAPGTPTTHRVPGAASGGAVAAGHTQESATSVQTALLNRLERIFEACFPSVLVPDAEEEATSLKHLLETSTLPVKTREALADSGELLDVWTELQDIHDAHGLRYQWGGSHSNKKLLCSLGIDTRNILFTGNKKQPVIVPMYAAGLGMLEPTKEPLKPLSAAEKIASIGQTSTMSPEMNTCTSDQFQESLPPVQFDWSSSGLTNPLDGVDPELYELTTSKLEISTSSLKVTDTLARLMSTVEKTSTSTRKPKREEHLSEEASQVIASLPDLTFMHAKVLMFPATLTPSPSSQKAD
- the AFTPH gene encoding aftiphilin isoform X2; this translates as MEPDIIRMYSSSPPPLDNGAEDDDDDEFGEFGGFSEVSPSGVGFVDFDAPDYPRPKEEFVPSNHFMPIHDFSENVDSLSSFKPGKHGNEEAGTTELAAPVKGPADVLLSATSKEIVSPQTLDPSIDGMKSPRDLNTALEQVQNVGTPGGFSPGGFRTDLTVVHPNQQSDSCNGETPPCLEILTNGFAALETVSPQGTEELDTVADSEGLTPRSTEYNLDSAPSPAEEFADFATFSKKERIQLDEKGCTVLKDRESLTIQENNKINRVNELNSLKDLSLARSSDNQGNSDSEDQVGVSEISMESRRGFRTDEQGPDALQQDASLHSSAQSHAWSLAATEDRSEASRREQWQTEGKLDVFTPKSADSLCMEHTETNDDANDVGSPEEEMTKFAEPQSPSVLPTEENVVNDSLSDRRNDPGTGSDTNEDDFGAFGIACGTTPPFAVGPHEPMRDVTFEESSDHFPHCSEPGDDFAEFGHTNTVSCQEMTRTESDLKPTSDGLSEGCQLARKSSGTGIHPVSKLKRGQEGEFGDFDSVPNIQNDCSGFQDADDFADFSSAGPCQVADWDAFEDGQKESCSWAAFGDHQAAESHHRKEAWQSHRTNENVDAPGTPTTHRVPGAASGGAVAAGHTQESATSVQTALLNRLERIFEACFPSVLVPDAEEEATSLKHLLETSTLPVKTREALADSGELLDVWTELQDIHDAHGLRYQWGGSHSNKKLLCSLGIDTRNILFTGNKKQPVIVPMYAAGLGMLEPTKEPLKPLSAAEKIASIGQTSTMSPEMNTCTSDQFQET